In a single window of the Acyrthosiphon pisum isolate AL4f chromosome X, pea_aphid_22Mar2018_4r6ur, whole genome shotgun sequence genome:
- the LOC103309649 gene encoding uncharacterized protein LOC103309649, giving the protein MRYFDWRYFHRSLTGGGWSARTEAIMLTKGRAFNPPRLSIGDHLIALNKKLRHLNVILDTRLSFDKHVVTKNVAASAVALSRIMPKISGPCQWKSRLLGSMVKSLLLYGTPPPFGQLPLAPQRKNLGHRRG; this is encoded by the coding sequence atgaGATATTTTGACTGGAGATATTTTCACCGGTCACTTACTGGTGGTGGATGGTCAGCCAGGACTGAGGCGATCATGTTGACGAAGGGGCGGGCATTCAACCCTCCTCGTCTCAGCATAGGTGACCACCTGATTGCTCTCAACAAAAAACTAAGACACCTGAATGTTATCCTTGATACGCGCCTCTCTTTCGATAAACATGTGGTGACCAAGAACGTGGCTGCATCGGCGGTAGCCCTTTCAAGGATCATGCCCAAGATCAGTGGACCTTGCCAATGGAAGAGTAGACTTCTGGGATCGATGGTAAAGAGCCTACTTCTCTACGGTACGCCGCCCCCGTTTGGTCAACTTCCGTTAGCGCCACAGCGAAAAAACTTAGGACACCGCAGAGGGTAG